Proteins from a genomic interval of Bradyrhizobium sp. CCGB01:
- a CDS encoding twin-arginine translocation signal domain-containing protein: MERRNFLKLAFGVAAGAATLTATAQAAPLAPQPLGDPARMPQGNPDAHPAVTTSEEASKLTPEQVHWHGRHRGWGHRHWGWHRRRWHRRHHW, from the coding sequence ATGGAGCGTCGGAACTTTTTGAAACTCGCATTTGGCGTCGCGGCCGGAGCCGCAACGTTGACTGCGACCGCACAAGCTGCGCCGTTGGCGCCGCAGCCGCTCGGTGACCCCGCGCGCATGCCGCAAGGCAATCCCGACGCCCATCCCGCCGTCACCACCAGTGAGGAAGCTTCCAAGCTGACTCCCGAACAGGTGCACTGGCATGGCCGCCACCGGGGCTGGGGCCACCGTCATTGGGGCTGGCATCGCCGGCGTTGGCACCGCCGCCATCACTGGTAA
- a CDS encoding alpha/beta hydrolase domain-containing protein codes for MRRIITGLVAIACLWPAASIAEIVRFDILERVPAFASRSFGDVGTYERITARATLALNPSDDRNAVITDLALAPRRPDGKVEATADVVILRPTDPTHGNGTLLLEVPNRGRKLAPQLFDDSAQPGANIADKAEDAGIGFLHRQGFTMVWVGWQGDIPSKPGQLALTAPVIKNIAGPAREEIVFDNTTNPARATLTWPAADAATDLKVSVRAAWADARQTPSGLSAKLVDANTVEITRPDGFDAGALYEITYTARDPVPLGMGYAAVRDVVSFLRHDETPANPLLNGLHPSVSRAIGFGVSQSGRFLRDFLYLGFNEDLSGRMVFDGLMPHVAGTRRMATNVRFGQPGRNPRHPQDPAWQADLFPFTYASLSDPYSGKTDGLLRRCSLSATCPKVMQTDSEHEWWASHASLLVTDLSGNHLDLPDNVRAYMITGTPHFAEAADVMKKGVPAMSLPQNPMHAGMPMRALLTDLNAWISDGVKPPASRIPMRAHGTLVTAQGAVPTDIPGLPYAAIHTLAVFSDQSVLPPKEIGRYPVFVPKADNDGMAIAGIRQLALAVPRATYTAWNPRAQGFGPTALYPLQGAVVPFAPTEAARKEVHDPRPSIAERYADDGAYVAAVKREATRQMAERLLLPEDAERAVEAAKQGRLAKLGQ; via the coding sequence ATGCGCAGGATCATCACCGGCCTCGTCGCGATCGCATGCCTGTGGCCGGCCGCCTCAATCGCCGAAATCGTCCGCTTCGACATTCTGGAACGCGTGCCCGCCTTTGCCAGCCGCAGCTTCGGCGATGTCGGCACCTATGAGCGGATCACGGCGCGCGCGACCCTCGCGCTCAACCCGTCCGACGACCGCAACGCCGTCATCACCGATCTCGCGCTCGCGCCGCGTCGCCCTGACGGCAAGGTCGAGGCTACCGCAGACGTCGTGATCCTGAGGCCCACCGATCCCACGCACGGCAACGGCACGCTGCTGCTGGAGGTGCCCAATCGCGGCCGCAAGCTGGCGCCGCAATTGTTCGACGATTCCGCACAGCCCGGCGCCAACATTGCGGACAAGGCCGAGGACGCCGGCATCGGCTTCCTGCATCGCCAGGGTTTTACGATGGTCTGGGTCGGCTGGCAGGGTGATATCCCCTCCAAGCCCGGACAACTCGCGCTGACGGCACCGGTGATCAAGAACATCGCCGGTCCGGCGCGCGAAGAGATCGTCTTCGACAACACGACCAATCCCGCGCGCGCGACGCTGACCTGGCCGGCGGCCGACGCCGCCACCGACCTCAAGGTCTCCGTGCGCGCGGCCTGGGCCGATGCGCGGCAGACGCCTTCCGGCCTCTCCGCAAAACTCGTCGATGCCAATACGGTTGAGATCACCCGGCCCGACGGCTTTGATGCCGGCGCGCTCTACGAGATCACCTACACCGCGCGCGATCCAGTGCCACTCGGCATGGGCTATGCCGCCGTGCGCGACGTCGTCAGCTTCCTCCGCCACGACGAGACGCCGGCGAATCCGCTGCTCAACGGCCTGCACCCGTCGGTGAGCCGGGCCATCGGCTTCGGCGTCTCGCAATCCGGCCGCTTCCTGCGCGACTTCCTCTATCTCGGCTTCAACGAGGACCTCTCGGGCCGCATGGTGTTCGACGGATTGATGCCGCATGTCGCGGGCACGCGGCGGATGGCGACAAACGTCCGCTTCGGCCAGCCCGGCCGCAACCCGCGCCATCCGCAGGATCCGGCGTGGCAGGCCGATCTCTTCCCCTTCACCTATGCCAGCCTGAGCGATCCCTATTCCGGCAAGACTGATGGTTTGCTTCGCCGCTGCTCGCTCTCGGCGACATGCCCGAAGGTGATGCAGACCGACAGCGAGCACGAATGGTGGGCCTCGCATGCCTCGCTGCTGGTCACCGATCTCTCAGGCAACCACCTCGACCTCCCCGACAACGTCCGCGCCTACATGATCACAGGCACACCGCATTTCGCGGAAGCCGCCGACGTGATGAAGAAGGGCGTGCCCGCGATGTCGCTGCCGCAGAACCCGATGCATGCGGGCATGCCGATGCGCGCGCTGCTCACCGACCTCAACGCCTGGATCAGCGACGGCGTAAAGCCGCCCGCAAGCCGCATCCCCATGCGCGCCCACGGCACGCTGGTCACAGCGCAGGGCGCCGTGCCGACCGACATCCCCGGCCTGCCTTATGCCGCCATCCACACGCTCGCCGTTTTCTCCGACCAAAGCGTACTGCCGCCGAAGGAGATCGGCCGCTATCCCGTGTTCGTGCCCAAGGCGGACAATGACGGCATGGCCATCGCAGGCATCCGCCAGCTTGCGCTCGCGGTGCCGCGCGCGACCTACACCGCCTGGAATCCGCGCGCGCAAGGGTTCGGCCCGACCGCGCTTTATCCATTGCAAGGCGCGGTGGTGCCGTTCGCGCCGACGGAAGCCGCGCGCAAGGAAGTGCATGATCCCAGGCCGTCGATCGCGGAGCGATATGCGGATGACGGCGCGTATGTCGCGGCGGTGAAGCGCGAGGCCACGCGGCAGATGGCGGAACGGTTGCTGCTGCCGGAGGATGCGGAGCGCGCGGTCGAGGCGGCCAAGCAAGGCCGGCTGGCGAAGCTTGGGCAGTAA
- a CDS encoding glutathione S-transferase family protein, translating into MADLTLTTFDWVPPPPRGLVRDLRVRWALEEAALPYRVASVPFADRSPAHFAHQPFGQVPWLTDGDLSIFEGGAILLHLGELSPKLMPSDPRGRVEATEWVFAALNSVEMASLPWTMSKFMGHPSDTAAWKFVDDFLKLRLKHMETVLAGREWLAGSFSVADILMADVLRVVDKFDGLTDSPACRAYAARATARPAFAKARADQMAHFEAADKARSA; encoded by the coding sequence ATGGCCGACCTCACCCTGACCACCTTCGACTGGGTTCCTCCGCCCCCGCGCGGCTTGGTGCGCGACCTCCGCGTGCGCTGGGCCCTGGAAGAAGCCGCCCTGCCCTATCGCGTCGCAAGCGTGCCGTTCGCCGATCGAAGCCCCGCGCATTTCGCGCACCAGCCCTTCGGCCAGGTGCCGTGGCTGACCGATGGCGACCTCTCGATCTTCGAGGGCGGCGCGATCCTGCTGCATCTGGGCGAACTCAGCCCGAAGCTGATGCCATCAGATCCGCGCGGTCGCGTTGAGGCGACGGAGTGGGTGTTCGCCGCGCTCAATTCGGTGGAGATGGCAAGCCTGCCCTGGACGATGTCGAAGTTCATGGGCCATCCGAGCGACACGGCGGCGTGGAAATTCGTCGACGACTTCCTCAAGCTCCGCCTCAAGCACATGGAGACGGTGCTGGCAGGACGGGAATGGCTGGCGGGCTCTTTCTCCGTCGCCGACATCCTGATGGCGGACGTGCTGCGCGTCGTCGATAAGTTCGACGGGCTCACGGACAGTCCCGCCTGCCGCGCCTACGCCGCGCGCGCTACGGCTCGCCCGGCATTCGCAAAAGCCCGCGCCGACCAGATGGCGCATTTCGAGGCGGCGGATAAGGCACGATCTGCGTGA
- a CDS encoding acyl-CoA carboxylase subunit beta — MKNILDALEDRRAGAKLGGGEKRIEAQHARGKLTARERIELLLDKGSFEEFDMFVEHRSTEFGMEKSKVPGDGVVTGWGTVNGRKTFVFAKDFTVFGGSLSETHALKITKLQDMAMKARAPIIGLYDAGGARIQEGVAALAGYSYVFRRNVLASGVIPQISVIMGPCAGGDVYSPAMTDFIFMVKNTSYMFVTGPDVVKTVTNEVVTAEELGGASVHATRSSIADGAFENDVETLLQMRRLIDFLPSNNTDGVPEWPSFDDIGRVDMSLDTLIPDNPNKPYDMKELILKVVDEGDFFEIADMFAKNIVTGFGRIAGRTVGFVANQPMVLAGVLDSDASRKAARFVRFCDAFNIPIVTFVDVPGFLPGTAQEYGGLIKHGAKLLFAYSQSTVPLVTIITRKAYGGAFDVMASKEIGADMNYAWPTAQIAVMGAKGAVEIIFRSDIGDPDKIAARTKEYEDRFLSPFIAAERGYIDDVIMPHSTRKRIARALAMLKDKKVETPAKKHDNLPL; from the coding sequence ATGAAGAATATCCTGGACGCCCTTGAAGATCGTCGGGCCGGCGCAAAGCTCGGCGGCGGGGAGAAGCGCATCGAGGCGCAGCACGCCCGCGGCAAGCTGACCGCGCGCGAGCGCATCGAGCTCTTGCTCGACAAGGGATCGTTCGAGGAATTCGACATGTTCGTCGAGCACCGCTCCACCGAGTTCGGCATGGAGAAGAGCAAGGTGCCCGGCGACGGCGTCGTCACCGGCTGGGGCACCGTCAACGGCCGCAAGACCTTTGTGTTCGCCAAGGACTTTACCGTATTCGGCGGGTCGCTCTCGGAAACGCACGCGCTTAAAATCACAAAACTCCAGGACATGGCGATGAAGGCGCGGGCGCCCATCATCGGCCTCTATGACGCGGGCGGCGCCCGCATCCAGGAAGGCGTCGCCGCGCTCGCCGGCTATTCCTACGTGTTCCGCCGCAACGTGCTGGCCTCGGGCGTGATCCCGCAGATCTCCGTCATCATGGGCCCCTGCGCCGGTGGCGACGTCTATTCGCCGGCGATGACCGACTTCATCTTCATGGTGAAGAACACCAGCTACATGTTCGTCACCGGCCCCGACGTGGTGAAGACCGTCACCAACGAGGTCGTCACGGCGGAAGAGCTCGGCGGCGCCTCGGTGCACGCGACGCGCTCCTCGATCGCCGACGGCGCCTTCGAGAACGACGTCGAGACGCTTCTGCAGATGCGGCGCCTGATCGATTTCCTGCCGTCCAACAACACCGACGGCGTGCCGGAATGGCCGAGCTTTGACGACATCGGCCGGGTCGACATGTCGCTCGACACGCTGATCCCCGACAACCCGAACAAGCCCTACGACATGAAGGAGCTGATCCTGAAGGTCGTGGACGAGGGCGATTTCTTCGAGATCGCCGACATGTTCGCCAAGAACATCGTCACCGGCTTCGGCCGCATCGCCGGCCGCACCGTCGGCTTCGTCGCCAACCAGCCGATGGTGCTGGCGGGCGTGCTCGACAGCGATGCCTCCCGCAAGGCCGCGCGCTTCGTTCGCTTTTGCGATGCCTTCAACATCCCGATCGTCACCTTCGTCGACGTGCCGGGCTTCCTGCCGGGCACCGCGCAGGAATATGGCGGCCTGATCAAGCACGGTGCAAAGCTGCTGTTCGCCTATTCGCAGTCTACGGTGCCGCTGGTCACCATCATCACCCGCAAGGCCTATGGCGGCGCCTTCGACGTCATGGCCTCCAAGGAGATCGGCGCGGACATGAACTACGCCTGGCCGACCGCCCAGATCGCGGTGATGGGCGCCAAGGGCGCGGTCGAGATCATCTTCCGCTCAGACATCGGCGACCCCGACAAGATCGCCGCGCGCACCAAGGAATACGAAGACCGCTTCCTGTCCCCCTTCATCGCCGCCGAACGCGGCTACATCGACGACGTCATCATGCCGCACTCGACGCGCAAGCGCATCGCGCGGGCGCTGGCGATGCTGAAGGACAAGAAGGTGGAGACGCCGGCGAAGAAGCACGACAATTTGCCGTTGTGA
- a CDS encoding DUF4260 domain-containing protein produces MDEATAETGAATGGVKILLRLEGLTLFAGMVMLYASWDGSWLVFALLFFVPDLSFLAYLADAKFGALVYNAAHSYMAPVTLLTLGFGFASPLTLSIALIWLAHIGLDRALGYGLKYSAGFGFTHLGRIGRQKDA; encoded by the coding sequence ATGGATGAGGCAACGGCCGAGACGGGCGCGGCGACCGGCGGCGTCAAGATCCTGCTGCGGCTGGAGGGCCTGACCCTGTTCGCGGGGATGGTGATGCTCTACGCGTCCTGGGACGGCTCGTGGCTGGTGTTCGCCCTGCTCTTCTTCGTCCCCGATCTGAGCTTCCTGGCCTACCTTGCCGACGCCAAATTCGGGGCGCTGGTCTACAATGCCGCCCACAGCTACATGGCGCCGGTGACGCTGCTGACGCTGGGCTTCGGCTTCGCCTCCCCCCTCACCCTGTCCATCGCCCTGATCTGGCTCGCCCATATCGGCCTCGACCGGGCGCTCGGCTATGGCCTGAAATATTCGGCCGGGTTCGGCTTCACCCATCTCGGCCGGATCGGGCGGCAGAAGGACGCGTGA
- a CDS encoding dienelactone hydrolase family protein, protein MPTAFRVVATLITLYGSALFTGANAQSLPKEVATRAEIYPIPSLTLSDQQFLSGDAAAGKPVTVAGEFRVAQGTGKLPVVVLMHGSSGVGATTEAWVHAFNAMGISTFVIDGFTGRGLTVVGPNQALLGRLNLIVDIYRSLEILAKHPRVDPDRIVLMGFSRGGQATLYASLERFNKLWNKSGIQFAAYIPFYPDCSTTYQSDAEVAARPIRIFHGTPDDYNPVKSCKAFVERLKTAGRDVVLTEYPDSAHGFDSGLLGVSTVAVSANAQTVRNCRIKEGDGGVLMNGDTNAPFTYKDSCVELNPHVGGNPATAAESRKAVEDFLQALFKLG, encoded by the coding sequence ATGCCGACGGCATTCCGCGTCGTTGCGACGCTCATCACGCTTTACGGTTCGGCCTTGTTCACTGGCGCCAATGCACAATCCCTCCCCAAGGAAGTCGCCACCCGCGCCGAGATCTACCCGATCCCCTCGCTCACCCTCTCCGACCAGCAGTTTCTCAGCGGCGACGCGGCGGCCGGCAAGCCGGTGACGGTCGCAGGTGAATTCCGTGTTGCGCAGGGCACCGGAAAACTCCCCGTCGTGGTGCTGATGCACGGCTCGAGCGGCGTCGGCGCGACCACCGAGGCCTGGGTGCACGCGTTCAACGCCATGGGCATATCCACCTTCGTGATCGACGGCTTCACCGGCCGCGGGCTGACGGTGGTCGGGCCGAACCAGGCGCTGCTCGGCCGGCTCAACCTGATCGTCGACATCTACCGTTCGCTGGAGATCCTCGCAAAACATCCGCGCGTCGATCCTGACCGCATCGTGCTGATGGGGTTTTCGCGCGGTGGTCAGGCGACGCTTTATGCGAGCCTGGAACGCTTCAACAAGCTTTGGAACAAGTCCGGCATCCAGTTCGCCGCCTACATCCCGTTCTATCCGGATTGCTCGACAACGTATCAGAGCGACGCCGAGGTCGCCGCGCGCCCGATCCGCATCTTCCACGGCACGCCGGATGACTACAATCCCGTGAAGAGCTGCAAGGCGTTCGTCGAACGGCTCAAGACAGCCGGCCGCGACGTGGTGCTGACCGAATATCCCGACAGCGCCCACGGTTTTGACAGCGGCCTGCTCGGCGTCAGCACCGTTGCGGTGTCGGCCAATGCGCAAACCGTGCGCAACTGCCGGATCAAGGAAGGCGACGGCGGTGTGCTGATGAATGGCGATACGAACGCGCCCTTCACCTACAAGGATTCCTGCGTCGAGCTGAACCCGCATGTCGGCGGCAATCCCGCGACGGCGGCGGAGTCGCGGAAGGCCGTGGAGGATTTCTTGCAGGCGCTGTTCAAGCTGGGATAG
- a CDS encoding carboxymuconolactone decarboxylase family protein, protein MNSTPLWLSSLTLAAAGGWLAATMFAAPATSKEPRFPQLTMAQLDAKQKPLGEQIMKVSSVGIGGPYNPMIRSPVLGQRLFDLFYYLRWETSVPTKLNEFAILIIGRQWRSQVEWFAHAPLAAKAGLSSDIIAELKANKRPSKMAEDETAVYDFVTELTTTKKVSDETYARAKKLFNDQQIVDLTALAGNYVMVAMLLAMAEETVPPDKQEPFKPGEP, encoded by the coding sequence ATGAACTCAACGCCGCTCTGGTTGTCGTCACTCACGCTGGCCGCAGCTGGCGGCTGGCTCGCCGCAACGATGTTTGCCGCGCCCGCCACCAGCAAGGAGCCGCGCTTTCCGCAGCTCACCATGGCTCAGTTGGATGCCAAGCAGAAGCCGCTCGGCGAGCAGATCATGAAGGTGTCGAGCGTCGGGATCGGCGGGCCCTACAATCCCATGATCCGCAGCCCCGTGCTCGGCCAGCGCCTGTTCGACCTGTTCTATTATCTGCGCTGGGAAACCTCGGTCCCGACCAAGCTCAACGAGTTTGCGATCCTGATCATCGGGCGGCAGTGGCGTTCGCAGGTGGAATGGTTCGCGCACGCGCCGCTTGCGGCCAAGGCGGGATTGTCATCCGACATCATCGCGGAGCTGAAGGCCAACAAGCGCCCGTCGAAGATGGCCGAGGACGAGACGGCGGTCTACGACTTCGTCACCGAGCTCACCACGACCAAGAAGGTTTCTGATGAGACCTACGCGCGTGCGAAGAAGCTGTTCAACGATCAGCAGATCGTCGACCTTACCGCGCTTGCCGGCAATTACGTGATGGTCGCGATGCTGCTGGCGATGGCGGAGGAGACCGTGCCGCCGGACAAGCAGGAGCCGTTCAAGCCGGGTGAGCCGTAG
- the blaOXA gene encoding class D beta-lactamase, protein MAQRTSPLLTRRSTLGLLAATAFLPQRAFAHVAPPRNEIRDSLAKRFTDLGTSGTFIGYKVEDYLIVASDKERSGEAKLPASTFKIPNSLIALETGVVTDPDKDVFPWDGVKRPIEVWNKDHTLRSAIAVSAVPVYQEIARRIGQERMQKYVDLFDYGNRDIGGGIDQFWLTGNLRIDPVEQVDFVDRLRRRALPVSKRSQDLVADILPATKVGDSVIRAKSGLLGAERGEPSLGWMVGWAEKGEAHTVFALNMDCKEPRLIGERMPLTQACLAEIGAI, encoded by the coding sequence ATGGCTCAACGGACATCGCCCTTGCTCACCCGCCGTTCCACCCTTGGCCTTCTCGCCGCAACTGCGTTCCTGCCGCAGCGTGCGTTCGCCCATGTCGCGCCGCCGCGCAACGAGATCCGTGACAGCCTCGCAAAGCGCTTCACCGACCTCGGCACGTCAGGCACCTTCATCGGCTACAAGGTCGAGGACTATCTGATCGTCGCCAGCGACAAGGAGCGTTCGGGCGAGGCGAAGCTGCCGGCCTCGACCTTCAAGATCCCGAACTCGCTGATCGCGCTCGAGACCGGCGTGGTCACCGATCCCGACAAGGACGTGTTCCCGTGGGACGGTGTGAAGCGTCCGATCGAAGTCTGGAACAAGGATCACACGCTGCGCAGCGCGATCGCGGTCAGCGCCGTGCCGGTCTATCAGGAGATCGCGCGCCGGATCGGCCAGGAGCGCATGCAAAAGTATGTCGATCTGTTCGACTACGGCAATCGCGATATCGGCGGCGGCATCGACCAGTTCTGGCTCACCGGCAACTTGCGCATCGATCCGGTCGAGCAGGTCGATTTCGTCGACCGGCTGCGCCGCCGCGCGCTGCCGGTCAGTAAGCGCAGCCAGGATCTCGTCGCTGACATTCTGCCGGCGACCAAGGTTGGCGATAGCGTCATTCGCGCCAAGTCCGGGCTCTTGGGCGCCGAGCGCGGCGAGCCGTCGCTCGGCTGGATGGTGGGCTGGGCCGAAAAGGGCGAGGCCCACACCGTGTTCGCGCTCAACATGGATTGCAAGGAGCCGCGTCTCATCGGCGAGCGCATGCCGCTGACGCAAGCCTGCCTTGCCGAGATCGGCGCGATTTAG
- a CDS encoding EscU/YscU/HrcU family type III secretion system export apparatus switch protein: MSDQTKLAIALHYEKGTNAPVVVAKGKGTIGEKIVEIAKANDIPIEENEILAGALSKVELGEEIPPDLYKAVAEVLVFVLRLSGRGR; this comes from the coding sequence ATGAGCGACCAGACCAAGCTCGCGATCGCGCTGCATTACGAGAAGGGCACCAATGCCCCCGTCGTCGTCGCCAAGGGCAAGGGCACGATCGGCGAAAAGATCGTCGAGATCGCGAAGGCCAACGACATCCCGATCGAGGAGAACGAGATTTTGGCCGGCGCGTTGTCCAAGGTCGAGCTCGGCGAGGAGATTCCGCCCGACCTCTACAAGGCCGTCGCCGAAGTGCTGGTGTTCGTGCTGCGGCTGTCGGGCCGGGGGCGCTAG
- a CDS encoding flagellar hook-length control protein FliK — MPAPISSIIPVSAASPVADAATPDLVLQAGSVVDARVVSVLADNLVRIAIANLTMDVASEVALTSGQNLQLAVSQNDGTIRLAVMSGAGEATADQIMLTPRAAALVESPSLAPSASAARNTLTPLEQVAVTAASAEAVTKQGSQAPLFANLAAVVTGSDLPAGLKQAVLDVLAQQTPLNTGLDGGDIESAFQKSGLFLEASLAAGTTPSAGTMPDLKAALLVLRQTLATLETAGPQGAAISAGATAAPQVAAAPVRTAGEAAQAALPSNEPEIAQQPQMPRSANLAAAVLADIAGNAPQAAMPRTMSAGLAASLLQEVTQNLPRMTGNVPGSNKAVPDGHIFEAAARATPPPFRGALPAPQSIASPSLAPDTPLTTTVHRLLDDTDAAIARQTLLQVASLPDRVDASGHRIDPAVPQWNFEIPFATPQGTAMAQFEISRDGGNESGDPAKRAWRARFTLNVEPAGPVHALITLNGDKTFVRMWAERPATAQQLRAGIGELNQALTRAELKPGDILVRDGTPPQPAPARAGHFLDRAT; from the coding sequence ATGCCGGCGCCGATAAGCTCGATCATTCCCGTCAGTGCTGCCAGCCCTGTTGCTGATGCGGCGACGCCCGATCTCGTGCTGCAGGCCGGCAGCGTCGTCGACGCCCGGGTCGTCAGCGTGCTCGCCGACAATCTGGTGCGGATCGCGATCGCCAATCTCACGATGGACGTGGCGTCGGAGGTGGCGCTGACATCAGGGCAAAATCTCCAGCTCGCGGTATCTCAGAACGACGGCACCATCCGGCTGGCCGTCATGAGCGGAGCAGGCGAGGCGACGGCCGATCAGATCATGCTGACACCGCGTGCGGCCGCGCTGGTGGAGAGCCCGTCGCTTGCGCCGTCAGCGAGCGCGGCACGCAATACGCTGACGCCATTGGAGCAGGTCGCTGTCACCGCGGCTTCGGCCGAGGCGGTCACAAAACAGGGCAGCCAGGCGCCGCTGTTCGCCAATCTGGCCGCCGTCGTCACCGGCAGCGATCTGCCGGCGGGACTGAAGCAGGCGGTCCTGGATGTGCTGGCGCAGCAGACGCCGCTCAACACCGGGCTCGATGGCGGCGACATCGAATCCGCCTTCCAGAAGTCGGGCCTGTTCCTCGAGGCTTCGCTGGCCGCAGGCACGACGCCGTCGGCCGGCACGATGCCTGACCTGAAGGCGGCACTGCTGGTGCTGCGCCAGACGCTGGCCACGCTCGAGACCGCCGGGCCGCAGGGCGCCGCGATCTCCGCTGGCGCCACGGCCGCGCCGCAGGTCGCCGCCGCGCCGGTTCGGACTGCAGGTGAGGCCGCGCAAGCCGCATTGCCGTCAAACGAACCTGAGATCGCCCAACAGCCGCAAATGCCGCGCAGCGCCAATCTCGCGGCCGCTGTGCTCGCCGACATCGCCGGCAACGCCCCGCAGGCCGCGATGCCGCGAACCATGTCCGCCGGCCTGGCGGCGAGTCTCTTGCAGGAGGTCACGCAAAACCTGCCGCGCATGACGGGCAATGTGCCCGGCTCGAACAAGGCCGTGCCCGACGGACATATCTTCGAGGCGGCCGCGCGCGCGACGCCACCGCCATTCCGCGGCGCATTGCCGGCGCCTCAGTCCATCGCCTCGCCATCGCTCGCGCCGGATACGCCGCTGACGACGACCGTGCATCGCCTGCTCGACGACACCGATGCCGCGATCGCGCGGCAGACCTTGCTTCAGGTCGCCTCGCTCCCGGACCGCGTCGACGCCAGTGGCCATCGCATCGACCCGGCCGTGCCGCAGTGGAATTTCGAGATTCCCTTCGCAACGCCGCAGGGCACCGCGATGGCGCAGTTCGAGATCTCGCGCGACGGCGGCAACGAATCCGGCGATCCCGCCAAGCGCGCCTGGCGCGCGCGCTTCACGCTCAATGTCGAGCCGGCCGGTCCCGTGCACGCCTTGATCACTCTGAACGGCGACAAGACTTTTGTGCGGATGTGGGCGGAGCGGCCGGCGACGGCGCAGCAGCTACGTGCCGGCATCGGCGAGCTCAACCAGGCCCTGACGCGAGCCGAGCTCAAGCCCGGTGACATCCTGGTCCGCGACGGCACGCCGCCGCAGCCTGCACCGGCTCGCGCCGGCCACTTCCTGGATCGCGCCACATGA
- a CDS encoding ATP12 family chaperone protein: MRELFDEAAGRSPLDPQESVRQAARAPQRKRFYKEAGVADAEGGFAITLDGKPIRTPSGRQVVIPSRALADAVASEWAAQGETIDPVTMPLTRIANSVVEGVIDRVELVSDDLAKYFETDLLFYRAGNPEGLVAREAAHWDPVLFWAAQTLGAHFILSEGIMHVKQPEEAVQAARAALPGDAWSVAALHVVTTLTGSALLALALAHGVRDAGQVWAAAHVDEDWNAEKWGVDEEAASRRAARFRDFEAAVTVLAAAKPQAAEGP, translated from the coding sequence ATGCGCGAATTGTTCGATGAAGCTGCGGGGCGATCCCCGCTCGATCCGCAGGAATCGGTCCGCCAGGCCGCGCGCGCGCCGCAGCGCAAGCGCTTCTACAAGGAGGCGGGCGTCGCTGATGCGGAGGGCGGCTTCGCCATCACGCTCGACGGCAAGCCGATCCGCACGCCGTCCGGCCGCCAGGTGGTGATCCCGTCGCGCGCGCTGGCCGATGCGGTCGCCTCGGAATGGGCGGCTCAGGGCGAGACGATCGATCCCGTGACCATGCCGCTGACGCGGATCGCCAACAGTGTCGTCGAGGGGGTCATCGATCGCGTCGAGCTCGTCAGCGACGACCTCGCAAAATACTTCGAGACCGACCTGCTGTTCTATCGCGCCGGGAATCCCGAAGGGCTGGTCGCCCGCGAGGCCGCGCATTGGGATCCCGTGCTGTTCTGGGCTGCGCAGACGCTGGGGGCGCATTTCATCCTGTCCGAGGGCATCATGCATGTGAAGCAGCCGGAGGAGGCGGTTCAGGCCGCCCGCGCGGCGCTGCCCGGGGATGCCTGGTCGGTGGCGGCGCTCCATGTGGTCACGACCCTGACCGGCTCGGCGCTGCTGGCGCTGGCGCTCGCCCATGGCGTCCGCGATGCCGGCCAGGTCTGGGCCGCAGCCCATGTCGACGAGGACTGGAACGCCGAGAAATGGGGCGTGGACGAGGAGGCAGCCAGCCGCCGGGCCGCGCGCTTCAGGGATTTCGAGGCCGCCGTGACGGTTTTGGCAGCGGCGAAGCCGCAAGCGGCCGAAGGTCCTTAA